The Verrucomicrobiia bacterium genomic sequence TCTCAGGCCGCCCCGCCTTATTGTCATGGTTGACACAGTACTATGATTATAGTAGATACGGTCTTCACAGTATTGATGCGATGAAGACCCGGCCGTCGGAACTTGAACTCGAGGTGCTGTCGCTGCTCTGGGATCGCGGGCCTCTGACCGTCCGCGAAATCCTGGAATCCCTTCCCGACCGCAAGAAGCGTGCCTACACCAGCGTCCTGTCCGTCATGCAGGTCATGGAGAAGAAGGGCCTGGTCGGGCGCTCCCGCGAGGGCGTGACCGATCGATGGCGTCCGGCAGTACGCCGCCAGAAGGTGATGGGACCGTTCCTGAAGAAGTTGGTCTCGCACCTCTTCGCCGGGCGCCCCAGCGCCGTGCTCCAGCAACTCCTGGATGCCTCGCCGACCAGTCGCGAGGAAATCGAATCCCTGAAGCGCCTCATTCACGAACACGAGAAGCAACTCCCGCCGAAGGAGGGTGACCCCTCATGAACGCCCTCATCGAAGCCCCCGGGTGGACGCCGCTGGTCACCGCCCTCGCCCATTCGCTGTGGCAGGGGGCCGTCATCGCGGCCTTCCTCTTCCTCGCCCTCCGCACGGTCCCAACCCGCCACACCAACGCCCGGTACGCCCTCGCCGTCGGGTCCCTGCTGCTGCTGGTGCTGGGCTGGCTCATCACCTGGACCTGGCTGGAACGTGGCCTCCAACCTGTC encodes the following:
- a CDS encoding BlaI/MecI/CopY family transcriptional regulator, which produces MKTRPSELELEVLSLLWDRGPLTVREILESLPDRKKRAYTSVLSVMQVMEKKGLVGRSREGVTDRWRPAVRRQKVMGPFLKKLVSHLFAGRPSAVLQQLLDASPTSREEIESLKRLIHEHEKQLPPKEGDPS